In Acanthopagrus latus isolate v.2019 chromosome 16, fAcaLat1.1, whole genome shotgun sequence, one DNA window encodes the following:
- the ngb gene encoding neuroglobin, whose product MEKLSGKDKELIRGSWESLGKNKVPHGVIMFSRLFELDPALLSLFHYSTNCGSTQDCLSSPEFLEHVTKVMLVIDAAVSHLDDLHSLEDFLLNLGRKHQAVGVNTEAFAMVGEALLYMLQCSLGQAYTAPLRQAWLNMYSIVVAAMSRGWAKNGEDKAD is encoded by the exons ATGGAGAAGCTGTCAGGGAAAGACAAGGAGCTGATACGAGGCAGCTGGGAGAGCCTGGGCAAGAACAAAGTTCCTCATGGTGTCATCATGTTTTCCAG ACTGTTTGAGCTGGACCCTGCGCTCCTCAGTCTTTTCCACTACAGTACAAACTGTGGCTCCACACAAGACTGCCTCTCCAGCCCTGAGTTCCTGGAACATGTCACCAAG GTGATGCTTGTGATCGACGCAGCAGTCAGCCATCTGGACGACCTTCATTCCTTGGAGGACTTTCTGCTCAACCTCGGGAGGAAGCATCAGGCAGTTGGAGTCAACACCGAGGCATTTGCT ATGGTGGGTGAGGCCCTTCTCTACATGCTGCAGTGCAGTCTGGGCCAGGCCTACACGGCGCCGCTGCGTCAGGCCTGGCTCAACATGTACAGCATCGTGGTAGCAGCCATGAGCCGAGGGTGGGCCAAGAACGGTGAGGACAAGGCTGACTGA